One part of the Phaeodactylum tricornutum CCAP 1055/1 chromosome 17, whole genome shotgun sequence genome encodes these proteins:
- the CysK gene encoding eukaryotic cysteine synthase (cysteine synthase, eukaryotic gene, which contains N terminal putative ER signal peptide (SignalP score= 0.923); putatively chloroplast targeted) has translation MNDIAIVSAYEALIGNTPLVKLSTLSRLVGRSVYVKMESLNPGGTGKDRAALAMRRSKTGGLVVEGTSGSTGIALASLCQRRGHACVVVLPDDQASEKQRILEALGAETYVVSNAAIANPNHYVNVARRLAVRANELGTVRAVFIDQFENVSNFDTHYEQTGPELWRQCKNLDAFVMSSGTGGTIAGIGRFLKEKHVSVKVVLVDPPGSALYHKIQHGVAFANQQRERELKRHRYDTLAEGIGLDRVTNNLALGVDFIDSAIRVMDQEAVDMAHWLLANEGLWVGSSSAMNVVGAVRVALQLPSKSTIVTIICDAGQRHVTRFWNRDFILSRGLEWPGDCERIPGCIQNIEGSAAL, from the exons ATGAACGACATCGCAATTGTATCTGCCTACGAAGCTTTAATTGGGAACACGCCGTTAGTGAAGCTCTCCACGTTATCAAGGCTAGTGGGACGATCAGTGTACGTCAAAATGGAGAGTTTGAATCCGGGTGGCACTGGAAAAGACCGGGCTGCCTTGG CTATGAGACGATCCAAAACGGGTGGATTGGTGGTGGAAGGAACCTCCGGATCTACCGGAATTGCCTTGGCTAGCTTATGCCAGCGCCGAGGCCACGCCTGTGTCGTGGTCCTACCAGACGACCAAGCGTCTGAAAAGCAAAGGATTCTGGAAGCTCTTGGTGCGGAAACGTACGTTGTGTCCAACGCAGCCATTGCCAATCCCAATCACTACGTAAATGTCGCAAGACGGCTGGCTGTCCGCGCCAACGAGTTGGGCACGGTTCGCGCAGTCTTTATCGATCAGTTTGAGAACGTGTCCAATTTTGATACGCATTATGAACAAACTGGACCCGAATTGTGGAGGCAATGCAAAAATTTGGACGCGTTCGTCATGTCGTCCGGTACGGGAGGGACGATTGCCGGAATCGGTCGATTTTTAAAGGAAAAACACGTTTCAGTCAAAGTTGTCTTGGTCGATCCACCGGGTAGCGCATTGTACCACAAGATCCAACATGGTGTGGCCTTCGCAAACCAGCAACGTGAGCGTGAATTGAAGCGCCATAGGTACGATACACTCGCTGAAGGAATCGGTCTTGACCGAGTGACAAACAACCTGGCCTTGGGAGTTGACTTCATCGATTCGGCCATCCGCGTCATGGATCAAGAGGCAGTTGATATGGCTCACTGGCTACTTGCAAACGAAGGGCTGTGGGTCGGGTCAAGCTCGGCTATGAACGTGGTAGGAGCCGTACGGGTAGCGTTGCAGCTACCATCAAAGTCAACTATCGTCACGATCATTTGCGACGCTGGTCAACGGCACGTGACGCGTTTTTGGAATCGAGACTTTATCCTTTCTAGGGGTCTGGAATGGCCTGGTGATTGCGAACGTATACCGGGATGCATTCAAAACATAGAAGGTTCAGCAGCTCTCTAG
- a CDS encoding predicted protein, which translates to MTDNWDDSDDEWDVDDDALDQKLGMKKVAQNLPTFDDEEDLALKEKAAREQAENAELKKKGRALASKKQAEQERLEELEIARKAMELEAEAMANLSPDELRRMKQRQVEEADNALTDDLFGGVDAKAGKGATGGAAAAAGDKVIMKDVKDHLKHARKVAECMQGHGKIHLAAAFFKELLQQSKDVLDDDAITEIIKTCNVIKNEKVQAAKRVTKVKGQAQKSKKADKAAEAKALQKQVETFGANDEYDEYDHIGADYEDAFF; encoded by the coding sequence ATGACAGACAATTGggacgacagcgacgacgagtgGGACGTGGACGATGACGCACTGGACCAAAAGTTGGGTATGAAGAAAGTCGCTCAGAATTTGCCCACGTttgacgacgaggaagatttGGCCCTTAAGGAAAAGGCTGCTCGTGAGCAAGCAGAAAATGCGGAGCTTAAAAAAAAGGGACGGGCCTTAGCGAGTAAGAAACAAGCAGAACAAGAGCGGctggaagaattggaaatcGCTCGCAAAGCAATGGAGCTGGAGGCGGAAGCCATGGCCAATCTGTCACCAGATGAATTGCGTCGAATGAAACAACGTCAAGTAGAAGAGGCTGATAATGCTTTGACGGATGATCTTTTCGGAGGAGTCGATGCAAAGGCGGGAAAAGGCGCCACGGGCGGAGCCGCAGCGGCAGCAGGTGACAAGGTTATCATGAAAGACGTCAAGGATCACTTGAAACACGCCCGAAAGGTGGCGGAATGCATGCAAGGGCACGGAAAAATACATCTGGCGGCAGCGTTCTTCAAAGAATTGCTGCAGCAGTCAAAAGATGTACTAGACGACGACGCAATCACCGAAATCATCAAGACTTGCAACGTCATCAAGAACGAAAAAGTTCAAGCTGCCAAACGTGTGACGAAGGTCAAGGGCCAAGCACAGAAGTCCAAAAAAGCCGACAAGGCCGCCGAAGCAAAAGCCCTGCAAAAACAGGTGGAGACGTTTGGCGCAAATGATGAATACGATGAGTACGATCATATAGGTGCCGACTACGAAGACGCTTTTTTCTAA
- a CDS encoding predicted protein, with the protein MRLVVQRVKSASVTVDDHVVSRIGPGILALVGLHEDDTEGDLEYCCKRLLGCKLWANGSGSMWRHSVKQKDFELLCVSQFTLYGTLSSKKHQPDYKRSMKSVPAEALYRKFLHLLREQYEEEKILDGRFGAMMDVELVNDGPVTLVIESIPTPPTMEDNAGRQEGAE; encoded by the coding sequence ATGAGGCTGGTCGTGCAACGTGTCAAATCGGCTTCGGTAACAGTCGACGATCACGTCGTTTCCCGGATTGGGCCCGGCATACTCGCCCTCGTTGGCCTGCACGAAGACGACACCGAGGGTGACTTGGAGTACTGTTGCAAGCGATTGCTCGGGTGCAAACTATGGGCCAACGGTTCGGGTAGCATGTGGCGACATTCcgtcaaacaaaaagactTTGAGTTGTTGTGCGTCAGTCAATTCACCCTCTACGGTACTTtgtcgagcaagaagcatCAACCGGACTACAAGCGTTCAATGAAAAGCGTACCGGCCGAAGCCTTGTACCGAAAGTTCCTGCACTTGCTGCGGGAGCAGTACGAGGAGGAAAAGATTTTGGATGGACGGTTTGGTGCGATGATGGACGTCGAGCTCGTCAATGATGGACCGGTGACTCTGGTGATCGAAAGTATACCAACACCACCGACGATGGAAGACAATGCTGGAAGGCAAGAAGGGGCCGAATAG
- a CDS encoding predicted protein — MVGITSNKGRLRRRLRRALFWQTRQRSVLLIGLTVSGLGLAQVCISRSRLAGRFATGDHIGITSSKSLLRKTCPTYGCALYPLEIDDAAIVAALQTEKNDPQSPRGESTLPPLASHDFAMVTRQSKTHAYNQDRAFFFRNFTTNQSPPGLPTFLIGLLDGHGTEGHRVAAYATMAIPARLAEKLNARPCCQSEQWIRSQLVDAFVEIDHEAPPNALRGGCTASISLRIGHKLFVANTGDSQILVMHRLNEEDVNIAYRTRKDKAYLPEEKSRIEGMGGQIHIPPAFPEGSRVIVRSVSVHPPETIGLAMSRSIGDWEWGSVGVIPDPIVDVVDLTALAGSAFVVAASDGLWDLRKPEFYAKLLSRAMFDDDGAVFPSRPLSALVEAIYKAAPEAAKWYRDDMTAVVVRI, encoded by the coding sequence ATGGTCGGCATCACTTCCAACAAAGGAAGACTTCGCCGAAGGCTTAGGAGAGCTTTGTTTTGGCAGACCAGGCAGCGTTCGGTTCTTCTGATCggtctgactgtgagcggCTTGGGTCTCGCACAAGTCTGCATATCGCGAAGCAGGCTTGCTGGTCGTTTTGCCACTGGAGACCACATCGGCATTACATCGTCAAAATCGTTACTTCGAAAAACTTGTCCAACGTACGGGTGCGCCTTGTATCCGCTGGAAATCGACGATGCCGCGATAGTAGCCGCCCTCCAAACCGAGAAAAATGACCCCCAGAGTCCCCGAGGAGAATCCACTCTACCGCCGTTGGCATCGCACGATTTTGCCATGGTCACCCGGCAGAGCAAAACCCATGCGTACAACCAAGATcgcgcctttttcttccgcaaCTTTACGACGAATCAATCGCCCCCAGGCTTGCCGACCTTTCTTATCGGACTCTTGGATGGACACGGCACCGAAGGCCATCGGGTGGCTGCTTACGCTACCATGGCCATTCCGGCACGTCTGGCCGAAAAGCTGAATGCGAGACCCTGCTGCCAGTCTGAACAATGGATTCGGTCACAATTGGTCGACGCTTTCGTGGAGATCGACCACGAAGCCCCACCCAATGCTCTGCGCGGCGGCTGTACGGCCAGCATCTCGCTGCGCATCGGTCACAAACTTTTTGTCGCCAACACCGGAGACAGCCAAATATTGGTGATGCACCGTCTCAACGAAGAGGATGTAAATATTGCATACCGAACTAGGAAAGATAAAGCATACTTGCCGGAAGAGAAATCCCGTATTGAAGGCATGGGAGGCCAAATTCACATTCCTCCTGCATTTCCCGAAGGATCACGGGTTATTGTGCGATCTGTGTCGGTACATCCACCCGAAACGATTGGATTAGCCATGAGCCGGAGTATTGGAGACTGGGAATGGGGATCGGTCGGGGTCATTCCGGATCCAATCGTGGACGTTGTGGACCTCACTGCGTTGGCTGGATCCGCCTTTGTGGTAGCGGCCAGCGACGGATTGTGGGATTTGCGCAAACCTGAATTTTACGCCAAACTTTTGAGTCGCGCGAtgtttgacgacgacggcgcggTGTTTCCCAGTCGACCCTTGTCAGCATTGGTCGAAGCAATTTACAAGGCGGCTCCAGAAGCAGCGAAGTGGTATCGCGACGACATGACGGCAGTGGTCGTGCGCATCTAG
- a CDS encoding predicted protein, translating into MPWFTSALSPEKFRNGTTIHKLAKRASVAVGTPSATSHSAQRLASSSAAISEQDHRFYPVYVHHVSKTALRYLQDARATWLVEQGLDRGLRLNANGTFVLQFPSRRGHDSGRIWTSYDASTREHRLSVYRKKLKGRFLLKDASSDTLHTIASLAQAEERVRHGVEQLIVALETTGREPPSPGVSTMSASKGMHKQPVPWKNRSFLKDAKLRVQERYWRESRSGDVPVDWNKNFYTLRQFHILPDAVTVRKYLAVIEKLVCDDICDIPVQWHILESVVEYMDYRNQSPVLADRTRREAATPHERKTLQSLLLQNKPDADEKNRKSTTSAFCDLSIRVTDDEWDMMEYESIKIPERSRHALFRAARIITTDSSRKGVICVIVCDDEDCKCTDDGVWVMRMTELIDLFVNEKILSVQESLRIAELCRVCEKAYQRRNTSPDTTSFGGTETNTEYLNEESIAQGLRDGRLQRGRLVVTKENTKEAYVVVKNKNFFIDLKEGHHKRAFHQDTVVIEILPQQDWGRPIGRRRLSHHSDADEETADSFADLAFPQYPSAKVVSIEIFARRSFVGTLIETPLNNESTILIVPMDMRIPKIRVRTRCWKRYVNMRLLVQIDDWEVGSQYPAGHCSKIIGEVGEIETEVASLLHECEIELEPFGSAALACLPPEADNWTIPEAEILMMQCTPIVFRMETVRYASFAFKFKPLFSSWWNRSFGCLRDLDYERGSDGGKDVVVRAYSYPQLCCPRSIARKVSLTRRFDHHQRKAMTYKQADNLLSGQPADNEENVSPPPMTAGAPVDLNVSARLKEGLEILTALARKLRKDREDIGGAVDLSNGDQGSELQFSLKSGIPTEVIAKEDTEVHHTIAELMILANTTVATQIYSFFPDSALLRIHRSVPEDYFDDFRELLQSAGIAFCGPDNAALALSLKKAEEVASPFVRSLLRSLATRAMSEAQYVCAGAKTRAELSHYGLGLSLYTHFTSPIRRQLLATLKSSKQLDLDEQKRYFRQIAPLPVSNFLSVLKNGYVDNQPPPLSEKLIESFRAFQSTSESVSQDNFGMNDDAQSYSGSELVTICEKLNVGSRRAKYASMECQSLFLSLFLRNRVVVERAIVAGLRTNGIVCYVPRFGFRSPIYFQDRSGSVQIDPAFLDLVSDHGQPPTVGFSNSSTIRRIPNASVVVHNSKDDSPTVKYLEVSTTDSLGSLILRELDEVKVELSCWQWDSRARVPSPQLQLSYRGEVPHCKSDKKHKSRTNLLDRNINRKLEEDSEKARASIYSLCETTMKNVEPLLHRIPFRYSTEHPKVQKLTESLKGRLVLRNFVNPDTRSSLQEALQQSAATQGALRRVEASDLNDCDSLCRRMNQIEKTVIVRQQKLAAEKRSSRRAKAV; encoded by the exons ATGCCTTGGTTCACATCCGCCCTATCTCCAGAAAAGTTTCGAAACGGTACCACAATTCACAAACTTGCCAAACGCGCGTCGGTCGCTGTCGGTACTCCATCGGCCACCAGCCATTCGGCGCAGCGCTTGGCGAGTTCTTCAGCAGCTATTTCCGAACAAGATCACCGTTTCTATCCAGTCTACGTCCATCACGTTTCCAAGACGGCTCTGCGCTATCTTCAGGATGCTCGCGCAACCTGGTTGGTCGAACAAGGTTTGGACCGAGGTCTGCGTCTTAATGCCAACGGCACGTTCGTTCTACAATTTCCGTCGCGTCGGGGTCACGATTCGGGACGGATTTG GACAAGCTACGATGCTTCCACGAGAGAACATCGGCTTTCAGTCTACCGGAAAAAGCTCAAAGGACGATTCTTGCTCAAAGACGCGTCGTCCGACACACTGCACACTATTGCTTCGCTGGCCCAGGCCGAAGAAAGGGTGCGCCACGGCGTGGAACAATTGATTGTAGCGCTGGAAACTACTGGCCGGGAACCCCCGTCGCCGGGCGTCAGTA CCATGTCGGCAAGCAAGGGCATGCACAAACAGCCTGTTCCTTGGAAAAATCGAAGCTTTTTAAAGGATGCAAAGCTGCGAGTGCAGGAACGATACTGGAGAGAGTCTCGATCTGGAGATGTTCCGGTCGACTGGAACAAAAACTTCTACACTCTACGACAATTTCACATACTTCCCGACGCCGTAACTGTGCGGAAATATCTCGCCGTCATCGAAAAATTGGTGTGCGACGACATCTGCGATATTCCAGTACAATGGCACATATTGGAATCCGTCGTTGAATACATGGATTATCGAAATCAATCGCCAGTGCTGGCAGACAGAACAAGGCGCGAAGCCGCGACGCCCCATGAGCGCAAGACTCTCCAATCTCTGTTGCTTCAGAATAAGCCAGATGCGGATGAAAAGAACCGCAAGAGCACAACCTCTGCATTCTGCGATCTTTCCATACGAGTAACGGACGACGAATGGGACATGATGGAGTATGAAAGTATCAAGATTCCTGAACGCAGCCGTCACGCCCTCTTTCGGGCCGCAAGAATCATTACGACCGACTCATCAAGGAAAGGTGTCATTTGCGTCATTGTTtgtgacgacgaagattgtAAATGTACTGATGATGGCGTATGGGTGATGAGAATGACCGAACTTATCGATCTGTTCGTGAACGAGAAAATTTTGTCTGTCCAAGAGAGCTTGCGGATTGCTGAGCTTTGTCGAGTTTGCGAGAAAGCATATCAACGGCGTAATACATCACCTGATACTACCTCGTTTGGTGGGACGGAGACAAATACGGAATACCTTAATGAGGAAAGCATTGCACAAGGTCTACGGGATGGAAGACTTCAGCGGGGTCGATTGGTTGTGACAAAGGAAAATACCAAAGAAGCATATGTTGTTGTCAAAAACAAGAACTTTTTTATTGACCTGAAGGAGGGGCATCACAAACGGGCTTTTCATCAGGACACCGTCGTCATTGAAATTTTGCCGCAGCAAGACTGGGGCCGTCCTATTGGTCGCCGGCGCCTGTCGCACCATTCGGATGCTGATGAGGAGACTGCTGATTCATTTGCAGACCTTGCTTTTCCACAATACCCTTCGGCAAAAGTTGTTTCCATTGAAATTTTTGCAAGACGCTCATTTGTAGGTACTCTCATTGAAACTCCATTGAACAATGAATCTACTATTCTCATTGTTCCCATGGATATGCGCATTCCGAAAATTCGAGTTCGTACACGCTGCTGGAAGCGATATGTAAATATGCGACTTCTTGTCCAAATAGACGACTGGGAGGTTGGGTCGCAGTATCCCGCTGGTCATTGCAGTAAAATTATTGGGGAGGTTGGGGAAATTGAAACGGAAGTTGCTTCCTTGCTCCATGAATGTGAAATCGAGCTTGAACCTTTTGGCTCGGCAGCTCTTGCTTGCTTACCGCCCGAAGCTGATAACTGGACTATCCCTGAGGCCGAA ATATTGATGATGCAATGCACGCCCATCGTCTTCCGAATGGAG ACGGTTCGATATGCTTCCTTCGCTTTTAAGTTCAAACCTTTGTTCTCTTCATGGTGGAACCGATCGTTTGGCTGTCTCCGTGATCTGGACTATGAGCGAGGATCTGACGGAGGTAAAGACGTCGTGGTTCGGGCGTACAGTTATCCACAGTTGTGCTG TCCACGATCAATCGCCCGAAAAGTGTCGCTCACACGGCGTTTTGATCACCATCAACGAAAAGCCATGACATACAAACAAGCCGACAACCTTCTCTCTGGGCAACCCGCGGATAACGAAGAAAACGTGTCGCCCCCACCGATGACTGCTGGCGCCCCAGTTGATTTGAACGTATCCGCTCGTCTCAAAGAGGGTCTTGAAATACTCACTGCTTTAGCTAGGAAACTTCGGAAAGATCGCGAGGATATCGGTGGGGCGGTTGATCTCTCAAATGGGGACCAAGGGTCAGAATTGCAGTTTTCCCTCAAGTCAGGCATTCCAACAGAAGTCATCGCAAAAGAAGATACAGAAGTGCATCACACTATCGCAGAGCTCATGATATTGGCAAACACTACCGTCGCTACACAAATATATTCGTTCTTTCCGGATTCTGCTTTGCTCAGAATCCATCGGTCTGTCCCGGAAGATTACTTCGACGACTTTCGAGAGTTACTTCAAAGCGCTGGGATTGCTTTCTGTGGCCCTGATAACGCCGCTTTAGCTTTGTCATTAAAGAAAGCTGAGGAAGTTGCTTCACCTTTTGTTCGATCTTTGCTTCGATCGTTGGCAACAAGGGCAATGTCAGAGGCTCAGTACGTGTGTGCTGGTGCAAAAACGAGAGCTGAGCTTTCCCACTATGGTCTAGGTCTGTCTTTGTACACTCATTTCACATCACCTATACGGAG GCAACTTTTGGCTACCCTCAAATCATCAAAGCAGCTTGATCTAGATGAGCAAAAAAGATACTTTCGCCAAATTGCGCCCCTGCCTGTTTCGAACTTTTTGTCAGTTTTAAAGAATGGGTATGTTGACAATCAGCCGCCTCCACTTTCAGAGAAGTTGATCGAAAGTTTTCGCGCTTTTCAGTCAACAAGTGAGAGCGTATCACAAGACAATTTTGGGATGAATGATGATGCACAGTCTTATAGTGGATCCGAGCTGGTGACGATATGTGAAAAGCTAAATGTTGGGAGTCGACGCGCAAAGTATGCGTCTATGGAATGTCAATCCTTGTTTCTGAGCTTATTCTTGCGAAACCGAGTCGTGGTAGAAAGGGCTATCGTCGCCGGTCTTCGCACAAACGGGATTGTGTGTTACGTACCACGATTTGGATTCCGGTCACCGATTTATTTCCAGGATAGAAGCGGTTCCGTTCAGATTGATCCTGCATTTCTAGACCTTGTTTCGGATCATGGCCAGCCACCAACAGTTGGGTTTTCGAACTCCTCGACCATACGCCGGATTCCAAATGCTTCCGTTGTCGTGCACAATTCAAAAGATGATAGCCCAACTGTAAAGTATCTTGAGGTATCGACAACTGACTCGCTAGGTTCGCTGATTTTGCGAGAGCTTGATGAAGTCAAGGTGGAGCTTTCGTGCTGGCAGTGGGACTCCAGGGCAAGAGTACCCTCGCCGCAGCTACAGTTGTCCTACAGAGGTGAAGTACCGCATTGTAAATCTGACAAGAAGCATAAGTCGCGAACGAATTTACTGGATCGGAATATTAACCGTAAACTCGAAGAAGACAGTGAAAAAGCCAGGGCATCGATTTATTCCCTTTGCGAAACAACAATGAAAAATGTCGAACCACTTTTGCATAGGATCCCGTTTCGATATTCCACTGAGCACCCGAAAGTTCAAAAACTCACTGAATCCTTGAAAGGCCGACTAGTCTTGCGAAACTTTGTCAACCCAGACACCCGCTCTTCTTTGCAAGAGGCCCTGCAACAATCCGCAGCAACACAAGGTGCTTTGCGCAGAGTGGAGGCATCTGACTTGAACGATTGTGATAGTTTATGCCGACGAATGAATCAAATAGAAAAGACGGTGATAGTGCGACAGCAAAAATTAGCCGCGGAAAAGAGGTCTAGTCGCCGAGCAAAGGCGGTGTAA
- a CDS encoding predicted protein, translated as MKYLNAITLLTFGWMPSLSAQVLTHRKLQRLPQSQVIPGQYVIELDPSIPDSQGFAEKVLKRTFRKNIIETYDYAMKGFAVKDVPDMVLNFILNMDDVLSVSEDGIVEIEAIQNNPTWGLDLVDGSDDNRYTYTYTGRGVDVYIVDTGIQANHPDFEGRVRSCVSYTGESCGSDLNGHGTHVAGTVGSKTYGVAKQVSLHDVKVLNQRGSGSYSGVIAGVDYVTKIKENNRSRRIVINMSLAGGVFARLNSAIDSAAAQGVVVVVAAGNSGADACNASPASASGALVVGAINDRNQRTSWSNWGSCVDIFAPGTGILSTAKTGGTSTKSGTSMASPHVAGVAALYLESGRNTNSITSDARTGQLGNLEGSPNRLVRTSRLPARNTPQDDTDAPVRAPTRPPTRAPVPAPTRRPTRAPTRAPVPAPTRRPTRAPTRAPVPAPTRRPTRAPTRAPTRRPTRAPTRAPVPAPTRRPTRVLTRAPVTPRTREPTRAPVPAPTQPPVAPQCLPAADPGHRLVDSTALVDLNLAGGATSSLALGDNCFLAMLSLAKVSEDI; from the exons ATGAAGTATCTTAACGCCATCACCCTTTTGACTTTTGGGTGGATGCCTTCGCTCTCGGCCCAAGTCCTCACGCACCGCAAGCTCCAACGTCTGCCGCAAAGCCAAGTGATCCCAGGGCAGTACGTGATTGAGCTGGATCCGAGCATTCCCGATTCACAAGGATTTGCCGAAAAAGTCCTCAAACGAACGTTTCGCAAGAACATAATTGAGACTTACGACTACgccatgaaaggatttgctGTCAAGGATGTCCCCGATATGGTGTTGAATTTCATACTCAACATGGACGACGTGCTATCTGTGTCGGAAGATGGTATCGTTGAAATAGAGGCtatccaaaacaatccgaCTTGGGGTCTCGATCTCGTCGACGGATCCGACGACAATCGCTATACATACACATACACGGGGCGAGGTGTCGATGTGTACATCGTTGACACTGGCATTCAAGCAAATCATCCCGATTTTGAAGGTCGAGTGAGGAGCTGCGTCTCCTACACTGGAGAAT CATGTGGGTCGGATCTGAACGGACACGGTACACATGTGGCCGGAACCGTTGGTTCGAAAACCTACGGTGTGGCCAAGCAGGTGTCGCTGCACGACGTTAAAGTGCTGAACCAAAGGGGTAGCGGGTCCTACAGCGGCGTGATTGCAGGCGTTGACTACGTTACCAAAATCAAAGAAAATAACCGAAGTCGCAGAATCGTCATTAATATGAGTCTCGCGGGTGGCGTATTCGCGAGGCTAAACAGCGCTATTGACTCCGCCGCAGCCcaaggcgtcgtcgtcgtagtGGCCGCTGGAAACAGTGGCGCCGATGCCTGCAACGCCTCTCCTGCATCAGCTAGCGGTGCATTGGTAGTCGGTGCCATTAATGATCGCAATCAGCGTACAAGCTGGTCTAATTGGGGCAGCTGCGTCGATATTTTTGCCCCAGGGACCGGGATCCTGTCGACAGCCAAAACTGGTGGCACGAGCACGAAGTCGGGTACGTCCATGGCATCACCGCACGTAGCCGGCGTTGCCGCCTTGTATTTAGAGTCAGGCAGAAACACCAATTCTATCACCTCCGATGCGCGGACTGGCCAACTAGGCAACTTGGAAGGATCCCCCAACCGACTTGTGCGCACTTCCCGATTACCCGCTAGGAACACTCCCCAAGACGATACCGATGCACCGGTCAGAGCACCTACTCGCCCACCCACTCGTGCCCCAGTTCCTGCTCCAACCCGACGGCCGACGCGTGCCCCGACTCGCGCCCCAGTCCCTGCTCCCACCCGTCGGCCTACACGTGCCCCGACTCGCGCCCCGGTCCCTGCTCCCACCCGTCGGCCTACACGGGCCCCGACTCGAGCTCCCACCCGACGACCCACTCGGGCCCCGACTCGAGCCCCCGTCCCTGCTCCTACCCGACGACCTACTCGCGTCCTAACGCGAGCCCCTGTCACTCCTCGGACCCGAGAGCCCACTCGTGCCCCTGTTCCAGCTCCCACGCAGCCCCCGGTTGCTCCGCAGTGTTTGCCTGCAG CCGATCCTGGACACCGTCTCGTGGACTCCACAGCTCTTGTCGATCTGAATCTGGCTGGTGGGGCTACTAGTAGTCTCGCACTTGGGGACAATTGCTTTTTGGCAATGCTGTCTTTGGCCAAAGTGTCGGAAGACATATAG
- a CDS encoding predicted protein, producing the protein MPRTPSLVNVYFWKAHLPTTMKLLQLSFMLTLVLLPSASAGLASHRKLNRAAGGNAIQGQYIIELDPSIPDSRGFATQVLKRAFQNNLIETYDYALKGFAVKDVPDMLLNFMLNMDDVISMTEDSVVEADAVQMNPTWGLDITDGQDNNRYTYTYTGRGVHVYILDTGIQANHRDFERRVKSCVSYTGEACGSDLNGHGTHVAGTVGSKTYGVAKKVFLHDVKVLNRRGSGSYSGVIAGIDYVARIKRGNPRRKMVLNMSLGGGRNISLNKAINAAAASGVMVVVAAGNSNQNACNFSPASASGALAVGSIDRNNRRSSWSNWGRCVNIFAPGSGIVSLSRTGGTSTKSGTSMASPHVAGVAALYLQAGRRTGFIVPDAVTSQLTDVRGALNRRVRTSQLP; encoded by the exons ATGCCCCGGACGCCCTCTCTAGTGAACGTATATTTTTGGAAAGCGCACCTACCGACAACCATGAAACTTCTTCAGCTTAGTTTCATGTTGACTTTAGTGTTGCTGCCTTCGGCTTCGGCCGGTTTGGCCTCACACCGCAAGCTCAACCGTGCAGCGGGAGGCAACGCGATTCAGGGACAGTACATCATCGAATTGGATCCGAGTATTCCGGATTCAAGGGGCTTTGCCACCCAAGTCCTCAAACGGGCGTTCCAAAACAACCTCATTGAGACCTACGACTACGCCTTGAAAGGATTCGCCGTCAAAGACGTCCCCGACATGTTGCTGAACTTTATGCTCAATATGGACGACGTGATTTCGATGACCGAAGACTCTGTCGTGGAGGCGGATGCTGTGCAGATGAATCCTACGTGGGGTCTCGACATCACGGACGGACAGGATAACAACCGCTACACTTACACGTATACGGGACGAGGCGTGCACGTGTACATTCTCGACACTGGAATTCAAGCAAATCATCGTGACTTTGAACGTCGGGTGAAGAGTTGCGTCTCCTATACTGGAGAAG CCTGTGGATCCGATCTCAATGGACATGGTACCCATGTGGCAGGAACTGTCGGTTCGAAAACATACGGCGTTGCCAAGAAAGTTTTCCTACACGACGTCAAAGTGCTCAATCGACGGGGAAGTGGATCCTACAGCGGAGTTATTGCTGGCATTGACTACGTCGCCCGTATCAAGAGGGGAAATCCCAGACGCAAAATGGTACTCAACATGAGTCTTGGAGGAGGTCGGAATATTTCACTCAACAAAGCGATCAATGCTGCGGCGGCTTCAGGCgtgatggtggtggttgcTGCCGGAAACAGCAACCAAAATGCCTGCAACTTTTCTCCTGCGTCTGCGTCGGGAGCATTGGCGGTTGGGTCCATTGACCGCAACAACCGCCGTTCGAGCTGGTCCAACTGGGGTCGCTGCGTGAATATCTTTGCACCAGGATCCGGGATTGTGTCGTTGTCTCGAACCGGTGGTACGAGCACGAAGTCGGGTACGTCTATGGCTTCTCCGCACGTGGCCGGTGTCGCCGCGCTGTACTTACAGGCGGGTCGAAGAACCGGCTTTATTGTCCCCGATGCCGTGACGAGCCAGCTCACCGACGTTAGAGGGGCCCTCAACCGGCGCGTGCGTACTTCCCAATTGCCATGA